A window of Ptychodera flava strain L36383 unplaced genomic scaffold, AS_Pfla_20210202 Scaffold_47__1_contigs__length_1083325_pilon, whole genome shotgun sequence contains these coding sequences:
- the LOC139128274 gene encoding uncharacterized protein: MKNKVIPPDYTIVSFDVSALFTSIPTDKALKCIQQRLQDDDTLQNRTPMSTATICKLLEFCLDNTFFVYNSNFYRQCHGAAMGSPISPIVANLYMEMFENEALANINTDLAPLWWYRYVDDTNTAIRKDKVKEFHDYINSRDSCIQFTMEQPEADGSIPFLDTKVTPLIDGKVKTTVYRKPTHTDLYLQWNSNHALNAKLSVPRSLFNRAENVCTNQEDRKKEFEHISHVLQQNGFPTWARSRSSTIKSTKDKQRTINQEHSNSKCFIVIPYIEGTSERIRNTLQKRGIQTYFKSSNTLRDILVKPKDKNKKENMKDVIYQIDCATTGCNAYYIGETSRPLRERFEEHKKKDQSAIRQHISESKHKPPELSSLSVKVIDKEQHVDKRRLLEAMYINVNNPPLNANVGKYEIPPIYGDILRVSGQFNVHT, from the coding sequence ATGAAGAACAAAGTCATCCCACCAGACTACACAATTGTTTCTTTTGATGTCAGTGCCTTGTTTACTTCTATACCCACAGACAAGGCTTTAAAATGTATCCAGCAACGATTACAAGATGATGACACCCTTCAAAATAGAACCCCGATGTCAACTGCCACTATCTGCAAACTTCTAGAATTCTGTCTCGACAACACGTTTTTCGTTTACAACAGCAACTTCTATCGTCAATGTCATGGTGCTGCAATGGGTTCACCGATATCTCCCATAGTCGCCAATCTCTACATGGAAATGTTTGAAAACGAGGCTCTTGCCAATATAAACACCGACCTGGCACCTCTCTGGTGGTACAGATATGTTGATGATACCAACACAGCAATAAGGAAGGACAAAGTAAAAGAGTTCCATGATTACATCAATAGTAGAGATAGCTGCATACAATTCACCATGGAGCAACCAGAAGCTGATGGAAGCATCCCTTTCTTGGACACCAAAGTCACTCCATTAATTGACGGCAAGGTGAAGACCACAGTGTACAGGAAGCCAACACATACCGATCTATATCTACAATGGAACAGTAATCATGCACTAAATGCAAAGTTGTCAGTACCAAGGTCACTGTTTAACAGGGCTGAAAACGTATGCACAAATCAAGAAGACAGAAAGAAGGAATTTGAACATATAAGCCATGTTTTACAACAGAATGGTTTTCCGACATGGGCCAGATCAAGGTCAAGTACCATCAAATCGaccaaagacaagcaaagaacCATCAACCAGGAACACAGTAACAGCAAATGTTTCATCGTAATACCATACATCGAAGGCACCAGTGAAAGAATCAGGAATACACTACAAAAGAGAGGAATACAGACATACTTCAAAAGCAGCAACACACTTCGAGATATCCTGGTCAAACCCAAAGATAAGAATAAGAAAGAGAACATGAAAGACGTCATCTACCAAATAGATTGTGCAACCACGGGGTGCAATGCCTATTACATAGGGGAGACCAGCAGACCTCTTAGGGAACGCTTTGAAGAACACAAGAAAAAAGATCAATCAGCTATCCGACAACATATTTCAGAAAGTAAACACAAACCTCCAGAATTGTCTTCTTTGTCAGTCAAAGTCATTGATAAAGAACAACACGTGGACAAAAGAAGATTATTAGAGGCCATGTACATTAATGTAAACAATCCACCACTCAACGCCAATGTTGGAAAATATGAGATCCCACCCATCTATGGTGACATTCTGAGAGTCAGTGGACAGTTCAATGTCCACActtaa